Proteins encoded by one window of Bacillus rossius redtenbacheri isolate Brsri chromosome 3, Brsri_v3, whole genome shotgun sequence:
- the LOC134531445 gene encoding odorant receptor 2a-like, translated as MSWFLSSVMIRLFILSFLSSRLTTKSEAVSDAVAASRWYEHSREAKSTFVIIMCRAQRPVQMWAGRFAVMSLETYAAILQAAYSYYNILSKLT; from the exons ATGTCGTGGTTCTTGTCTTCTGTGATGATACGATTGTTTATTTTGAGCTTCCTGTCATCGAGGCTTACTACCAAG AGTGAAGCAGTGAGTGACGCAGTAGCCGCCAGCCGGTGGTACGAACACAGCCGCGAAGCCAAGTCGACGTTTGTGATCATCATGTGCCGAGCGCAGAGGCCGGTGCAGATGTGGGCGGGCCGTTTCGCTGTCATGTCACTGGAGACGTACGCTGCC ATTCTGCAAGCTGCCTACAGCTACTACAACATTTTGAGTAAACTGACATGA